In Phormidium ambiguum IAM M-71, one DNA window encodes the following:
- a CDS encoding DUF456 domain-containing protein has protein sequence MVILYWLLIVLMVVGIVGALVPGIPGASLILISIVIWGAIDGFTQGVWIALGTALAVLLLSIGIDFLAAYWGGKQAGASNWGQIGAFVGLTLGFFGFLPALPFGGPLVGILVGPLLGAIIGEFLYHQELQLIPRLKLAATAGVGIVVGTLVGRLIQGILAIASVVVFIYTTWPPGVA, from the coding sequence ATGGTTATTTTGTATTGGTTACTAATTGTTTTGATGGTTGTCGGAATCGTTGGTGCCCTAGTTCCCGGAATTCCAGGCGCTAGCCTAATTCTAATTTCCATTGTGATTTGGGGCGCGATCGACGGTTTTACCCAAGGTGTCTGGATCGCTTTGGGAACGGCACTAGCTGTCCTGTTACTCAGCATCGGGATTGATTTTTTAGCTGCCTATTGGGGCGGTAAACAGGCTGGGGCTAGCAACTGGGGACAGATAGGGGCTTTTGTCGGCTTAACTTTGGGATTTTTCGGTTTTTTGCCAGCCTTACCTTTTGGTGGGCCACTGGTGGGCATATTGGTTGGGCCATTACTGGGAGCTATTATTGGTGAGTTTCTTTATCACCAAGAATTACAGTTGATACCGAGACTCAAGTTGGCAGCAACAGCAGGCGTGGGGATTGTAGTCGGTACTTTGGTTGGTCGGTTGATTCAAGGAATTTTGGCGATCGCCTCCGTAGTAGTTTTCATTTATACTACTTGGCCTCCCGGAGTCGCTTAA
- the rpaB gene encoding response regulator transcription factor RpaB, with protein MESRKEKILVVDDEASIRRILETRLSMIGYDVVTAADGEEALETFRTANPDLVVLDVMMPKLDGYGVCQEFRKESNVPIIMLTALGDVADRITGLELGADDYVVKPFSPKELEARIRCVLRRVDKTGGSGIPNSGVISIGNVKIDTNKRQVYKGDRRIRLTGMEFNLLELLVSKAGEAISRSDILQQVWGYTPERLVDTRVVDVHVSRLRAKLEEDPSNPELILTARSMGYQFQRLGDFGENEK; from the coding sequence ATGGAATCTCGTAAAGAAAAGATTTTGGTGGTAGATGACGAGGCCAGCATTCGCAGGATTTTGGAAACCCGCCTGTCGATGATTGGTTATGATGTGGTCACTGCTGCTGATGGTGAAGAAGCTTTGGAAACTTTCCGCACAGCCAATCCTGACTTAGTGGTTTTGGATGTGATGATGCCGAAGCTTGATGGTTACGGTGTGTGTCAGGAGTTTCGCAAGGAATCTAATGTCCCGATTATCATGCTAACTGCTTTGGGAGATGTTGCCGATCGCATCACAGGTTTAGAGTTAGGGGCGGATGATTACGTCGTCAAACCCTTTTCCCCCAAAGAGTTGGAAGCCAGAATTCGCTGCGTGTTGCGCCGAGTAGATAAAACAGGTGGTTCCGGGATTCCGAATTCGGGGGTAATTTCGATCGGCAATGTGAAAATTGACACGAATAAGCGCCAAGTTTACAAAGGCGATCGCCGAATTAGACTCACCGGAATGGAATTTAATCTCCTAGAATTGCTGGTTAGTAAGGCGGGAGAAGCAATTTCTCGATCGGACATTTTGCAACAAGTCTGGGGTTATACTCCCGAACGCTTGGTAGATACTCGCGTGGTTGATGTTCATGTTTCCCGCTTACGGGCAAAATTAGAAGAAGATCCCAGCAACCCAGAATTGATTCTCACCGCTCGTTCAATGGGCTATCAGTTTCAACGTTTGGGCGATTTTGGGGAAAACGAAAAATAA
- a CDS encoding CapA family protein: MTQAVLEQKNFVTLAQEGNAEAIATLINQVLVKKGITAIAKCKDNWLHIVLVADEIPDQSIYFRFIIDGITRLQPKHIDFVRVYGRKSDHKWPTWTEAFDLAQAPDFYPILPEFTTVPRPQEPSRQKSPKYKKRFKKKVRLLLMGGVTWLMVAVLGVVFSYQINTPSSNKRQHLEPLELKDPAGTETPISTPKINKKTTPQVTPKPATVTLPTIDNKQSITLKAVGDIVPGTNFPRNKLPGNKQELFQNVKTQLQGADILFGNFESTLTNYPRTAKDTSRPRVHAFRTPPEYANLLKEVGFTVMSVANNHSLDFTMKGFEDTIKNLESAGVKAVGKKQQILYKKIRGVEIAFIAFSHLPLHNSINDLPSAIALVKEAQKKAKIVIISFHGGAEGTGAMRVKNRSENFYGENRGNLVLFSRTLIDNGADLVLGHGPHVPRAMELYKGKLIAYSLGNFVGYRTLSTRGTLGESLILEVKLSPQGDFISGKITPVQLDKRGIPFPDKGANSIPIIRNLTKLDFPNTELKFDLNGHIIKQEKKQN; the protein is encoded by the coding sequence GTGACTCAGGCGGTTTTGGAACAGAAAAACTTTGTTACCTTAGCGCAGGAAGGTAATGCAGAAGCAATTGCGACCCTGATTAACCAAGTTCTCGTTAAAAAGGGCATCACTGCGATCGCTAAATGTAAAGATAATTGGCTACATATCGTCCTAGTTGCTGACGAAATACCTGACCAATCTATCTACTTCCGCTTCATTATTGATGGAATTACTCGTCTTCAGCCAAAACATATCGATTTTGTGAGGGTTTATGGTCGTAAAAGCGATCATAAATGGCCAACTTGGACTGAAGCTTTTGATTTAGCCCAAGCACCTGACTTTTACCCGATTCTACCCGAATTCACTACAGTTCCTCGCCCTCAAGAACCTAGCCGCCAAAAATCACCAAAATATAAAAAAAGATTTAAAAAAAAGGTTAGATTACTGTTAATGGGTGGTGTAACTTGGCTGATGGTAGCAGTATTAGGTGTCGTTTTCAGCTATCAAATTAATACGCCAAGTAGTAACAAACGTCAGCATTTAGAACCTTTAGAACTCAAAGATCCCGCAGGAACAGAAACACCCATTTCAACTCCTAAGATTAATAAAAAAACTACACCACAAGTTACTCCAAAACCTGCTACCGTTACATTACCAACCATAGATAATAAACAATCCATTACACTTAAAGCTGTGGGAGATATTGTTCCAGGTACAAATTTTCCTCGCAATAAATTACCTGGAAATAAACAAGAATTGTTTCAAAATGTCAAAACACAATTACAAGGAGCAGATATATTATTTGGTAATTTTGAAAGTACTTTGACTAACTATCCTCGTACAGCAAAAGATACTAGCCGCCCTAGAGTTCATGCTTTTCGTACTCCACCAGAATATGCCAATCTTTTGAAAGAAGTAGGCTTTACTGTGATGAGTGTGGCTAACAACCATTCTTTAGATTTTACAATGAAGGGTTTTGAAGATACCATCAAAAATTTAGAAAGTGCGGGAGTTAAAGCTGTAGGAAAAAAGCAACAAATTCTTTATAAAAAAATCAGGGGTGTAGAGATTGCTTTTATTGCTTTTAGTCATTTGCCTTTGCATAATTCTATAAATGATTTACCATCAGCGATCGCATTAGTCAAAGAAGCTCAAAAAAAAGCCAAAATAGTCATCATTTCTTTTCATGGCGGCGCGGAAGGAACAGGCGCTATGCGAGTCAAGAATCGATCGGAAAATTTCTACGGAGAAAACCGGGGAAATTTAGTACTTTTTTCGCGCACCCTAATCGATAATGGCGCAGATTTAGTATTAGGTCATGGCCCTCACGTTCCCAGAGCAATGGAATTATATAAAGGCAAATTGATCGCTTATTCTTTAGGTAATTTTGTCGGATACAGAACTTTATCTACTAGAGGTACTTTAGGAGAATCTTTGATTTTAGAAGTTAAACTTAGTCCACAAGGAGACTTTATTTCTGGGAAAATTACTCCAGTTCAACTAGATAAGAGAGGGATTCCTTTTCCTGATAAAGGCGCTAACAGTATTCCGATAATTCGCAATTTAACTAAATTGGATTTTCCCAATACAGAATTAAAATTTGATTTAAACGGTCATATTATTAAACAGGAAAAAAAGCAAAATTAG
- a CDS encoding bifunctional heptose 7-phosphate kinase/heptose 1-phosphate adenyltransferase: MTLDSCFAKQLRSSSERLFSLVDKFHQVKVLVVGDLTLDEFLTGQVERVSREAPVLIIRHEQTRQVPGGGANAVYNLAKLGAQVQVVGLLGKDEQGQALRGIFEAAKIDTSGIFLDLARPTVTKTRISGHARQSVTQQIVRVDRKSDDLPAESLQLQLADYIRSQVGKVDVVVCSDYGDGVFTPPVIAAALTHPLTIVDTQQNLPRFSGATLFTPNLPEAEKAVGYAISSPELLMQAGKDLLSLTKAKQILITRGEYGMSLFDRNGLPTSHIPAFNRTDVFDVTGAGDTVVAALTLSLCTGASVWEAAVLGNLAASIVIRKFGTSTTTPGEIKTALETLLDEIDQF, encoded by the coding sequence ATGACTCTGGATTCCTGTTTCGCCAAACAACTGCGTAGTTCTTCAGAGCGATTGTTTTCTTTAGTGGATAAGTTTCATCAAGTTAAAGTCTTAGTTGTGGGAGATTTAACTTTAGATGAATTTCTCACAGGACAAGTAGAAAGAGTTTCTCGAGAAGCTCCTGTTTTAATTATCCGTCACGAACAAACGAGACAAGTGCCTGGAGGGGGAGCTAATGCAGTTTATAATTTAGCGAAGTTAGGAGCGCAAGTACAGGTAGTAGGATTATTAGGAAAGGATGAGCAAGGTCAAGCTTTACGGGGAATTTTTGAAGCGGCAAAAATTGACACAAGTGGCATTTTTTTAGATTTAGCACGTCCGACAGTTACGAAAACGAGAATTTCTGGACACGCCAGACAGTCAGTAACGCAACAAATTGTCAGGGTCGATCGCAAATCTGATGATTTACCAGCGGAAAGTTTACAATTACAATTAGCCGATTATATTCGCTCGCAAGTCGGAAAAGTTGATGTAGTAGTTTGTTCAGATTATGGTGATGGAGTCTTCACTCCCCCTGTCATCGCCGCAGCTTTAACTCACCCTTTAACTATTGTTGATACCCAGCAAAATTTACCACGTTTTTCTGGTGCAACTTTGTTTACACCAAATTTGCCAGAAGCAGAAAAAGCGGTAGGTTATGCTATTTCTTCTCCTGAACTTTTGATGCAAGCCGGAAAAGATTTGTTGTCCTTAACTAAGGCGAAACAAATTTTAATTACTCGCGGAGAATATGGAATGAGTTTATTCGATCGTAATGGTTTACCTACTTCCCATATTCCGGCTTTTAATCGGACGGATGTTTTTGACGTTACTGGTGCTGGCGATACAGTTGTTGCTGCTTTAACTTTAAGTTTGTGTACAGGTGCTTCAGTTTGGGAAGCAGCTGTTTTAGGTAATTTAGCTGCTAGTATTGTAATTCGTAAATTCGGGACTTCAACAACTACACCGGGAGAAATTAAGACAGCTTTAGAAACTTTATTGGATGAAATAGATCAATTTTAG
- a CDS encoding energy transducer TonB translates to MNTLTETMNLPLIVAALTSVGLHSIIWFYQPVVPMADKAKAESDRRSVRVVQLSPEEILRLPEYAQQRTQPTLPSLPDRIPTNLLPNLPEAKSEITLPPPPSFPIYNPNPGTTAPTPEAKTPTSRNRTRTTVPKSPQNTARNNRNNNQASRNQKPETNEKITLDQLNFGLQFQTPDSTNNQSSQSNQSEQNNQGSRGEFGATYQRFLAQQNANSTSESTQSNSGETQNPGSQNNEQTAGTLLDRNQLQRNLVGGGTDNQDPKRNEENSTATENRNNLRNNRDRRVAEARLKAVYGYNAANTGIPQGIANYRQWLDEKIKNKKYAGKLNTERQPITDSIRSPFQVQLPDVTPAGIAVLVDPTGKIVGEPELTRSTGYPQLNKLAIEQIKKRSFPETGKYEVYPYLIEVDQKNLPNPAGTGNS, encoded by the coding sequence ATGAATACCCTAACTGAAACCATGAATCTGCCGTTAATTGTGGCAGCATTAACCTCTGTTGGGCTGCACTCGATCATCTGGTTTTATCAACCAGTAGTGCCAATGGCTGATAAAGCAAAAGCAGAAAGCGATCGACGCAGTGTGAGAGTGGTTCAACTCTCACCAGAGGAAATTCTTCGTTTGCCAGAATACGCCCAACAGAGAACCCAACCGACTTTACCTTCCCTACCGGATCGAATCCCCACTAATCTTTTGCCTAATTTACCGGAAGCTAAATCGGAAATTACTTTACCACCACCACCAAGTTTTCCGATTTATAATCCTAATCCTGGTACAACTGCACCTACTCCAGAGGCAAAAACTCCAACTTCCCGGAATCGAACTCGAACTACTGTTCCGAAGTCACCACAAAATACAGCGAGAAATAATCGCAACAATAATCAAGCTTCCCGAAATCAAAAACCGGAAACCAACGAAAAAATTACTCTCGATCAATTGAATTTTGGTTTACAATTTCAAACGCCAGATAGCACAAATAATCAGTCTTCGCAATCAAACCAATCTGAGCAAAATAATCAAGGATCGCGGGGAGAATTTGGAGCTACTTATCAGCGATTTCTTGCCCAACAAAATGCCAATTCTACTTCTGAATCTACTCAATCTAACTCAGGTGAAACACAAAATCCGGGTAGTCAAAATAACGAACAAACTGCCGGAACTTTGCTCGATCGCAATCAGTTACAACGAAATTTAGTTGGTGGTGGAACTGATAATCAAGACCCAAAAAGAAATGAAGAAAATAGCACTGCTACAGAAAACCGTAATAATCTGCGGAATAATCGAGATCGAAGAGTTGCCGAAGCAAGACTAAAGGCAGTTTATGGTTACAATGCTGCTAATACAGGTATTCCCCAAGGAATTGCCAATTATCGACAGTGGTTGGATGAAAAAATTAAGAATAAAAAATATGCAGGTAAATTAAATACGGAAAGACAACCGATTACCGATTCAATTCGTTCTCCGTTTCAGGTGCAATTACCCGATGTTACTCCGGCGGGAATTGCTGTTTTGGTCGATCCCACAGGTAAAATTGTTGGAGAACCAGAATTAACGCGGAGTACTGGTTATCCTCAGTTGAATAAATTGGCGATCGAGCAAATCAAAAAGCGTTCTTTTCCCGAAACTGGTAAATATGAAGTTTACCCCTATTTAATTGAGGTGGATCAGAAAAATTTGCCTAATCCTGCTGGTACTGGTAATAGTTAA
- a CDS encoding cation:proton antiporter, translated as MEGSFEITLLMVITIIAGISAQVIAEFLKVPSIVFLLLFGIVLGPDGLGVLHPNLLGTGLEVMVALSVAVILFEGGLNLELRELGRVSGSLRNLVTLGTLITLIGGGMAAHWLGEFPWSIAFLYASLVVVTGPTVVSPLLKQVKVDRQVATLLEGEGVLIDPVGAILAVVVLDTILNPNANPLLAFSGLFLRLGIGGIIGAVGGWLLGWILKRASFISEELKNLVVLAGLWGLFTLAQTIRSESGLMTTVVAGIVLRASSVPEERLIRRFKGQLTILSVSVLFILLSADLSIASLFVLGWGSVFTILVLMFVVRPISIAICTWNSDLNLRQKLFVSWIAPRGIVSASVASLFAILLTQRGFNGGDSIKALVFLTIIMTVFLQGLTAGLMAKLLKITSTEATGVVIVGSHPLGRLIARIFQERGESAVLIDTDPEACKLAEKENLPVFLSSALDMEVLEKAGLASVGTFISMTNNGEVNLVLAQRATEEFSPPRVLAVFPRDPQVTSDNKNHNSKIQQAFVPYLQIKNWNEYLNDGKVKLGETELKEEGFAFQQAHLQALIHSEEFVPLLMERDERLMIVPAAEEWQIGDRIIYLLHDLRPNLLKRLSGASPSSPLTLEKLPKVEEVPIPYPTIEPSLEKAKV; from the coding sequence ATGGAAGGATCGTTTGAAATCACCCTGTTGATGGTCATTACTATCATCGCAGGCATCAGCGCTCAGGTGATCGCGGAATTTTTGAAAGTTCCTAGCATCGTCTTCTTGCTGCTGTTTGGTATTGTGTTAGGCCCTGATGGATTGGGTGTTTTACATCCAAACTTACTCGGTACTGGTTTAGAAGTAATGGTAGCGCTCTCGGTAGCCGTAATTCTGTTTGAAGGGGGGTTAAACCTGGAATTACGGGAACTGGGAAGGGTTTCTGGTAGTTTGCGGAATTTGGTGACGTTGGGAACGCTAATTACTTTAATTGGCGGTGGAATGGCGGCGCATTGGTTGGGTGAGTTTCCTTGGTCGATCGCATTCCTGTATGCTTCTTTGGTAGTAGTAACTGGGCCAACTGTGGTTAGTCCATTGCTCAAACAGGTAAAAGTCGATCGGCAAGTTGCCACTCTCCTCGAAGGAGAAGGGGTTTTAATCGACCCCGTAGGCGCAATTTTGGCAGTGGTGGTTTTAGATACTATTCTTAACCCAAATGCTAACCCGCTTTTAGCTTTCAGCGGTTTATTCTTGCGCTTGGGTATTGGGGGGATTATTGGTGCTGTTGGTGGTTGGTTGCTAGGTTGGATTCTCAAACGTGCTAGTTTTATTTCGGAAGAACTGAAGAATTTAGTAGTTTTGGCGGGTTTGTGGGGTTTATTTACCCTGGCGCAAACGATCCGCAGCGAGTCAGGATTGATGACTACGGTAGTCGCTGGCATTGTTTTGAGAGCGTCTTCAGTTCCCGAAGAACGGTTGATTCGACGCTTTAAGGGTCAGTTGACGATCTTAAGCGTTTCGGTGTTGTTTATTTTGTTGTCTGCGGATTTGTCGATCGCTAGTTTGTTTGTTTTAGGTTGGGGTAGCGTTTTTACCATTTTGGTATTAATGTTTGTAGTCCGCCCCATTAGTATTGCTATTTGTACCTGGAATAGTGACTTAAATTTACGCCAAAAACTATTTGTCAGTTGGATTGCACCTAGAGGAATTGTTTCTGCTTCCGTTGCTTCTTTGTTTGCGATTCTATTAACTCAAAGGGGATTTAATGGAGGAGATTCGATAAAAGCTCTGGTTTTTCTGACAATTATTATGACTGTATTTTTACAAGGTTTAACCGCAGGTTTGATGGCTAAACTACTAAAAATTACTTCCACAGAAGCAACTGGTGTCGTTATTGTCGGTTCTCATCCTTTAGGTAGGTTGATTGCGCGAATCTTCCAAGAAAGGGGCGAATCAGCAGTTTTGATTGATACCGATCCCGAAGCTTGTAAGTTGGCTGAAAAGGAAAATTTGCCAGTTTTCTTAAGTAGTGCTTTGGATATGGAAGTTTTGGAAAAAGCTGGCTTAGCTTCAGTGGGAACCTTTATTTCGATGACTAATAATGGGGAAGTAAATTTGGTGTTAGCACAAAGAGCAACTGAAGAGTTTTCCCCACCAAGAGTGTTAGCAGTATTTCCCCGCGATCCTCAAGTAACTAGTGATAATAAAAACCACAATAGTAAAATCCAACAAGCTTTTGTGCCGTATTTGCAAATTAAAAATTGGAATGAATATCTAAATGATGGGAAGGTAAAGTTAGGAGAAACTGAATTAAAAGAAGAGGGTTTTGCTTTTCAACAAGCACATTTACAAGCGTTAATTCATTCCGAGGAATTTGTGCCTTTGTTAATGGAAAGAGATGAGCGATTGATGATTGTTCCGGCGGCGGAGGAATGGCAAATTGGCGATCGCATTATTTATCTATTACACGATTTGCGTCCAAATTTACTTAAACGTTTATCAGGTGCTAGTCCTTCTTCTCCTTTAACTTTAGAGAAACTACCAAAAGTAGAAGAAGTACCGATTCCCTATCCAACTATAGAACCATCTTTAGAAAAAGCTAAAGTTTGA
- a CDS encoding cofactor assembly of complex C subunit B, whose product MARDNNQVLKNLPIVVGALGGTLLLVNRFLTPELTDSQARSDALGVLLSALLIFTGLLWQQVQPRSPEAVELSGQEGFELAPDLPDAVKSELAWASLMLLTNSATRSVVVWDRGKVLLRRGILGDNPEVKPGAILQRAIEKQKPVYLVDLKLYPGRIEFDYLPKNTQGVICQPIGKRGVLVLGANAPRSYTQQDENWIAGIADKLDVCFSCYLNNDDAPAEI is encoded by the coding sequence ATGGCAAGGGACAACAACCAAGTTCTAAAAAATCTCCCGATCGTCGTTGGTGCGCTAGGGGGAACACTACTCTTAGTCAACCGCTTTCTTACCCCAGAATTGACGGATTCTCAAGCTCGTTCCGATGCTTTAGGTGTATTGTTGAGTGCTTTGTTGATTTTTACTGGGTTACTTTGGCAACAAGTACAACCGCGATCGCCAGAAGCAGTAGAACTGAGCGGTCAAGAAGGATTTGAACTCGCGCCAGACCTACCAGACGCAGTGAAATCAGAACTAGCTTGGGCATCCTTAATGTTGTTAACTAACAGTGCTACCCGCTCTGTAGTAGTTTGGGATCGAGGTAAAGTTTTATTAAGACGGGGAATTTTGGGCGATAACCCAGAAGTGAAGCCAGGGGCAATCTTACAACGAGCGATCGAGAAGCAAAAGCCCGTCTATTTAGTAGATCTGAAACTCTATCCCGGACGAATTGAATTTGATTATCTACCAAAAAATACCCAAGGCGTGATTTGTCAACCTATTGGTAAACGTGGCGTTTTAGTTTTAGGTGCTAATGCGCCACGCAGTTACACTCAGCAAGATGAAAACTGGATTGCCGGAATTGCTGACAAACTAGATGTATGCTTTAGCTGCTATTTGAATAATGATGATGCACCAGCTGAAATTTGA
- the rpaB gene encoding response regulator transcription factor RpaB produces MENHKEKILVVDDEASIRRILETRLSMIGYDVVTAADGEEALETFRNATPDLVVLDVMMPKLDGYGVCQELRKESDVPIIMLTALGDVADRITGLELGADDYVVKPFSPKELEARIRSVLRRVDKSGISGIPSSGVIHVVNIKIDTNKRQVYKGDERIRLTGMEFSLLELLVSRSGEAFSRSEILQEVWGYTPERHVDTRVVDVHISRLRAKLEDDPSNPELILTARGTGYLFQRIIEPGETTEK; encoded by the coding sequence TTGGAAAACCACAAAGAGAAGATTTTGGTGGTAGACGATGAAGCCAGCATTCGCAGGATTTTGGAAACTCGCCTGTCAATGATTGGCTATGATGTAGTCACTGCCGCCGATGGCGAGGAAGCCTTAGAAACCTTTCGGAACGCCACTCCTGATTTAGTGGTTTTGGATGTAATGATGCCGAAACTTGATGGTTATGGTGTTTGTCAGGAATTACGAAAAGAATCTGATGTACCCATCATTATGCTAACTGCTTTAGGAGATGTAGCCGATCGCATTACAGGTCTAGAGTTAGGCGCAGATGATTACGTCGTTAAACCCTTTTCCCCCAAAGAGTTAGAAGCAAGAATTCGTTCCGTACTAAGACGAGTAGATAAAAGCGGAATTTCTGGCATTCCCAGTTCCGGGGTAATTCATGTCGTAAATATTAAAATTGACACCAATAAACGCCAAGTTTACAAAGGTGATGAGCGAATTCGGTTGACTGGTATGGAGTTTAGCTTGTTAGAACTCTTAGTTAGCCGCTCAGGAGAAGCGTTTTCTCGATCGGAAATTCTCCAAGAAGTATGGGGTTATACACCGGAACGTCACGTAGATACTCGCGTAGTAGATGTTCATATCTCTCGCTTACGTGCCAAATTAGAAGATGACCCTAGCAACCCAGAACTAATTCTCACTGCTAGAGGCACAGGCTATCTCTTCCAAAGAATTATTGAACCGGGGGAGACAACAGAAAAGTAA
- the rfbB gene encoding dTDP-glucose 4,6-dehydratase: MTHSSPKDQLRTPRRLLVTGGAGFIGANFVLHWCDRYPDDRVIVLDALTYAGNRNNLASLAGKENFRFVEGNICDRSLVDRLLKEENIDAIAHFAAESHVDRSILGPDAFVQTNVVGTFTLLEAFRQHWQNTSLSSGLFLHVSTDEVYGTLGPNDPAFSETTAYAPNSPYSASKAGSDHLVRAYYHTYGLPTIITNCSNNYGPYQFPEKLIPLMCINALLGKNLPVYGDGQNIRDWLFVIDHCRALDTVIHSGKPGETYNIGGNNEVRNIDLVNTLCNLMDELAPNLPVSPCNQLITFVKDRPGHDRRYAINSTKLQTELGWKPSVTVEEGLRKTVEWYLNNKDWWQPLLSQEYQAYYNKVYS; this comes from the coding sequence ATGACACATAGTTCCCCTAAAGATCAACTGAGAACACCTCGTCGTTTGTTAGTGACTGGTGGTGCGGGTTTTATAGGTGCTAATTTCGTCCTTCATTGGTGCGATCGCTATCCTGACGATCGCGTGATTGTTTTGGATGCACTCACCTACGCGGGAAACCGTAATAATTTAGCATCTTTAGCTGGAAAGGAAAATTTTCGATTTGTCGAAGGTAATATTTGCGATCGGTCATTGGTAGATCGATTGTTAAAAGAAGAAAACATTGATGCGATCGCTCATTTTGCCGCTGAATCCCACGTCGATCGGTCAATTTTAGGCCCCGATGCCTTCGTGCAAACCAACGTAGTCGGAACTTTTACTCTCCTAGAAGCTTTCCGTCAACATTGGCAAAACACCTCCCTTTCTTCAGGACTATTTCTGCACGTTTCCACTGATGAAGTTTACGGCACTTTAGGCCCCAACGACCCAGCTTTTAGCGAAACTACAGCTTATGCACCTAATAGCCCTTATTCTGCATCAAAAGCTGGTAGCGATCACTTAGTTCGGGCATACTATCACACCTACGGCTTACCCACAATTATTACCAATTGTTCTAATAATTACGGCCCTTACCAATTTCCTGAAAAGTTAATCCCCTTGATGTGTATCAATGCTTTACTTGGGAAAAACTTGCCTGTTTATGGTGATGGACAAAACATTCGGGATTGGCTATTTGTCATCGATCATTGTCGGGCTTTAGATACGGTAATTCATAGTGGGAAGCCGGGAGAAACATATAACATTGGTGGTAATAACGAAGTCAGAAATATTGACTTAGTAAATACTTTGTGTAACTTAATGGATGAATTAGCACCTAATTTACCAGTCAGCCCTTGTAATCAATTAATTACTTTTGTTAAAGATCGACCCGGACATGACAGAAGGTACGCAATTAATTCGACAAAATTACAAACTGAATTAGGTTGGAAACCTTCGGTTACTGTGGAAGAAGGATTGAGAAAAACGGTTGAATGGTACTTAAATAACAAAGATTGGTGGCAACCTTTGTTATCTCAAGAGTATCAAGCTTACTACAATAAAGTTTACAGCTAG
- a CDS encoding esterase/lipase family protein, protein MPLPTVILPGYLEGATAYIPLEKSLQALGFPTITVPLRKRDWLPTVGGRSMVPILRILDRTVKQTLKQHNVSQINLIGHSAGGWISRIYIGEKPYTIHGDVTESENLWDAHPYVATLITLGTPHISLERWTKRNLDFVKLNYPGAFYPQIRYVCVAGKSIFGARKKGSWLAYNSYQITCGNGEIWGDGITPIEAAHLEGAENITIEGVRHSPKSPGIWYGSPEVLPLWAKYLI, encoded by the coding sequence ATGCCCTTACCTACTGTTATTTTACCTGGATATCTTGAAGGTGCAACTGCTTACATCCCCTTAGAAAAAAGCTTACAAGCGCTTGGTTTTCCTACAATAACAGTACCATTGCGAAAAAGAGATTGGTTGCCAACGGTAGGAGGTCGATCGATGGTACCAATTTTACGCATCCTCGATCGCACTGTCAAACAAACACTAAAACAACACAACGTCTCACAAATTAACTTAATTGGACACTCAGCAGGCGGTTGGATTTCCCGCATTTACATCGGAGAAAAACCATACACTATTCATGGCGATGTTACCGAATCCGAGAACCTTTGGGATGCTCATCCTTATGTTGCTACACTTATAACTTTAGGAACTCCCCATATTAGTTTGGAACGCTGGACAAAACGTAATTTAGATTTTGTTAAACTTAACTATCCCGGCGCTTTTTATCCTCAAATTCGTTATGTTTGTGTTGCCGGAAAATCCATTTTTGGAGCGAGAAAAAAAGGAAGTTGGTTAGCTTATAACAGTTATCAAATTACTTGTGGTAATGGTGAAATTTGGGGAGATGGAATTACACCAATCGAAGCAGCACATTTAGAAGGAGCAGAAAATATTACTATTGAAGGTGTTAGGCATTCTCCTAAATCGCCGGGAATTTGGTATGGTTCTCCTGAAGTTTTACCACTTTGGGCAAAGTACTTAATTTAA